One window of Bacillus alkalicellulosilyticus genomic DNA carries:
- a CDS encoding peptidase U32 family protein, with product MNKIPEILVTPNSVTAVERLIKAGANAVVIGEEKFGLRLAGEFSRAEVEEATKIAHEHGAKVYVAMNAIFHNDRIAELPDYLAFLDKINVDAVIFGDPAVIMAAKEVAPNMRLHWNTETTATNWFTANYWGKRGATRVVVAREINMDAIVEMKEHAEVEVEVQVHGMTNMFQSKRTLIGNYFQYQGKDLKVEKTDKSRQMFLYDPERGAKYPIYEDINGTHIMSPKDICIIDELEDMLEAGIDSFKIEGLFKSTEYMESIIALYKEAIQLYFEDEQRYEDKKEEYLEQIRDLQPPNRDIDTGFFFKETVY from the coding sequence ATGAATAAAATACCAGAAATACTGGTTACTCCAAATAGTGTTACGGCTGTTGAACGACTTATTAAAGCAGGAGCCAATGCGGTTGTCATTGGGGAAGAAAAATTTGGACTTCGCCTAGCGGGTGAATTTTCTCGTGCTGAAGTAGAAGAAGCAACAAAGATTGCCCACGAGCATGGAGCAAAAGTATATGTAGCAATGAATGCAATTTTTCATAACGATAGAATTGCAGAACTGCCGGATTATCTAGCATTTCTTGATAAAATAAATGTAGATGCTGTGATTTTTGGTGACCCAGCTGTTATCATGGCCGCCAAAGAAGTAGCGCCAAACATGAGGTTACATTGGAATACAGAAACCACAGCTACAAATTGGTTTACTGCGAACTATTGGGGGAAAAGAGGAGCAACTCGTGTCGTAGTAGCTCGCGAAATCAATATGGATGCCATTGTCGAAATGAAAGAGCATGCAGAAGTAGAAGTTGAAGTTCAAGTTCATGGAATGACCAACATGTTTCAATCAAAGAGAACATTAATCGGAAATTATTTTCAATATCAAGGTAAAGACCTAAAAGTCGAAAAAACAGATAAAAGTAGACAAATGTTCTTATATGACCCTGAACGAGGAGCCAAATATCCTATTTATGAAGACATAAACGGAACTCATATTATGAGTCCAAAGGATATTTGTATTATTGATGAGCTTGAGGATATGTTAGAGGCGGGAATAGATAGCTTTAAAATTGAAGGATTATTTAAGTCAACGGAATACATGGAATCGATTATTGCGCTTTATAAAGAAGCGATACAATTATATTTTGAAGACGAGCAGCGGTATGAAGATAAAAAAGAAGAGTATTTAGAACAGATTAGAGATTTACAACCTCCTAATCGAGATATCGATACAGGCTTCTTCTTTAAAGAAACGGTTTACTAA
- a CDS encoding peptidase U32 family protein, producing MQAISERTAEGKRIIVKKPELLAPAGNLEKLKIAIHYGADAVFIGGQEFGLRSNADNFSKEEMREGVEFANKYGAKVYVTTNIFAHNENMDGLEEYLQGLQEVGVTGIIVADPLIIETCRKVAPNVEIHLSTQQSLSNWLAVKYWKDEGLHRVVLAREVGLEEMLEMKKHVDIEIETFIHGAMCISYSGRCVLSNHMTARDSNRGGCCQSCRWDYNLFEEAEEDGVHKETALYGDEDAPYTMSPKDLNLLQSIPKLIEAGIDSLKVEGRMKSIHYVATVTSVYRKVIDAYCEDPDNFVIKKEWVQELEKCANRDFAPQFFEGTPTYQEQMYGNHPKRTTYDFAGLVLDYDEETSIVTLQQRNHFKPGDEIEFFGPEIDNFVQTVETIWDEDGNELDAARHPLQIVKLKVKHKVYPNNMMRKEVR from the coding sequence ATGCAAGCCATATCAGAACGAACAGCAGAAGGAAAGCGAATTATCGTAAAAAAACCAGAGTTATTAGCTCCTGCTGGTAACCTTGAGAAACTAAAAATAGCGATTCATTACGGAGCAGATGCTGTTTTTATTGGTGGACAAGAGTTTGGATTACGATCTAACGCAGATAATTTTTCAAAAGAAGAAATGCGTGAGGGCGTAGAATTTGCTAATAAATACGGAGCCAAGGTCTATGTCACTACAAATATTTTTGCTCATAATGAAAATATGGATGGGTTGGAAGAATATTTACAAGGTCTTCAGGAAGTTGGAGTAACAGGAATTATTGTGGCAGACCCACTTATTATTGAAACCTGTCGTAAAGTTGCTCCGAATGTAGAAATTCATCTAAGTACTCAGCAGTCATTATCAAACTGGCTAGCGGTTAAGTACTGGAAAGATGAAGGGCTTCACCGTGTCGTATTAGCGCGTGAGGTAGGCCTTGAAGAGATGCTTGAAATGAAAAAGCATGTTGACATTGAAATTGAAACATTTATCCACGGGGCGATGTGTATTTCTTATTCAGGTCGTTGTGTATTGAGTAATCATATGACAGCTAGAGACTCCAATCGCGGCGGCTGTTGCCAATCGTGTCGTTGGGATTATAATCTCTTTGAAGAAGCGGAAGAAGACGGAGTGCATAAAGAAACGGCTTTGTACGGGGATGAGGATGCCCCATATACAATGAGCCCAAAAGATTTGAACTTACTTCAATCGATACCTAAATTAATTGAGGCAGGGATCGACAGCCTTAAAGTGGAAGGGCGTATGAAGTCCATTCACTATGTAGCTACAGTAACTTCTGTGTATCGTAAAGTCATTGACGCATATTGTGAGGACCCTGACAATTTTGTTATTAAAAAGGAATGGGTTCAAGAGTTGGAGAAATGTGCAAATCGTGATTTTGCTCCACAGTTTTTTGAGGGAACTCCAACGTATCAAGAGCAAATGTACGGAAATCATCCGAAACGAACGACGTATGATTTTGCTGGTCTTGTCCTAGACTATGATGAAGAGACATCAATTGTTACATTGCAACAAAGGAACCATTTTAAGCCTGGTGATGAAATTGAATTTTTCGGGCCTGAAATCGATAATTTTGTACAAACCGTTGAGACGATATGGGATGAGGACGGGAATGAACTTGATGCCGCAAGACACCCGTTACAAATTGTTAAATTAAAGGTAAAACACAAAGTCTATCCTAATAACATGATGCGTAAAGAGGTTCGATAA
- the udk gene encoding uridine kinase, translated as MKAKPVVIGVTGGTGSGKTTVAKEIFKQFTDKSIVLIEQDAYYKDQSHLPMSKRIETNYDHPLAFDNDLLITHLQQLSQGIAIEKPVYDYKIHTRSSETVTIEPKDVIIVEGILVLEDKRLRDMFDIKLFVDTDADIRIIRRITRDIEERGRTINDVILQYTSIVRPMHLQFIEPTKRYADLIVPEGGQNKVAIDLMVTKVKSIFAEKALLLNEVKN; from the coding sequence ATTAAAGCAAAACCAGTGGTAATTGGGGTAACTGGTGGAACAGGTTCGGGAAAGACGACAGTGGCCAAAGAGATATTTAAGCAGTTTACGGATAAATCTATAGTATTAATTGAGCAAGATGCATATTATAAAGACCAAAGCCACTTACCTATGTCTAAAAGAATTGAAACGAATTATGACCATCCGTTAGCATTTGATAATGATTTGCTGATTACTCATTTACAGCAGTTATCTCAAGGAATTGCTATTGAAAAGCCTGTATATGATTATAAAATCCATACGCGTTCATCAGAAACTGTAACAATAGAACCTAAGGATGTTATCATTGTAGAAGGAATTCTTGTTTTAGAAGATAAACGCTTACGCGATATGTTTGATATCAAACTATTTGTCGATACTGATGCGGATATCCGGATTATCAGACGGATTACACGAGATATAGAAGAACGAGGGCGCACAATAAACGATGTTATTTTACAATATACATCCATTGTACGGCCTATGCATTTACAGTTTATTGAACCAACAAAAAGGTACGCTGATCTCATTGTACCTGAAGGTGGTCAAAATAAAGTAGCAATTGATTTAATGGTTACTAAGGTAAAGTCGATTTTTGCTGAAAAGGCTTTGTTGCTAAATGAGGTAAAAAATTGA
- the greA gene encoding transcription elongation factor GreA codes for MVEEKKHYMTLEGKQKLEDELEYLKSERRKEVVERIKVARSFGDLSENSEYDSAKEEQAFVEGRISQVENILRNAVIIEDDGNNTNVVSLGKTVRFVELPDGDEEEYTIVGSAESDPFEGKISNDSPMAQSLLGRSIGEKVTVNTPGGEMEVEILEVK; via the coding sequence ATGGTAGAAGAAAAAAAGCATTATATGACATTAGAAGGAAAGCAAAAGTTAGAAGATGAATTAGAATATTTAAAATCGGAGCGTCGAAAAGAAGTAGTAGAGCGTATTAAAGTGGCGCGAAGCTTTGGAGATTTATCAGAGAACTCTGAGTACGATTCTGCAAAAGAGGAGCAAGCCTTTGTTGAAGGAAGAATTTCTCAAGTAGAGAATATCCTCAGAAATGCAGTAATTATAGAAGATGACGGAAACAATACGAATGTAGTTTCATTAGGAAAAACAGTTCGCTTTGTTGAATTACCTGATGGAGATGAAGAGGAATATACGATTGTTGGTAGTGCGGAATCTGACCCATTCGAAGGAAAAATTTCAAATGATTCTCCGATGGCTCAAAGCTTACTTGGTCGCTCCATTGGTGAAAAAGTAACCGTTAACACTCCAGGTGGAGAAATGGAAGTTGAAATTCTTGAAGTGAAGTAA
- a CDS encoding YrrS family protein → MEFQTRYQQRKKQKMNHFLNLAIIVVILLIIYFTYKMFFGPPPNQPVAEEQTEEVTTETEVIEAEESEETEDAQTNHGEPEVPPLEEEQDNHAEQEEMEESFSDGEWKPVGTVQETENFQADFTRDSTNWNEMTKAILLATGLTEEDMIIWRLGNGGNLQSAVGTVSDGQNQNTPYQVRLEWTNQGWLPVEVIKLTENPYN, encoded by the coding sequence ATGGAGTTTCAAACAAGATACCAACAACGTAAAAAACAAAAAATGAACCACTTTTTAAATCTAGCTATTATCGTAGTCATATTATTAATCATTTATTTTACGTATAAGATGTTTTTTGGTCCTCCTCCAAACCAACCTGTTGCTGAAGAACAAACGGAAGAAGTAACGACAGAGACAGAAGTTATTGAAGCTGAAGAAAGTGAAGAAACGGAAGATGCTCAGACAAATCACGGTGAACCTGAAGTTCCTCCATTAGAAGAAGAGCAGGATAATCATGCTGAACAAGAAGAAATGGAAGAATCCTTTTCGGATGGTGAATGGAAACCGGTTGGGACTGTTCAAGAAACTGAGAACTTCCAAGCTGACTTTACAAGAGACAGTACCAATTGGAATGAGATGACAAAAGCAATTCTATTAGCAACAGGGTTAACGGAAGAGGATATGATTATTTGGCGACTAGGAAATGGTGGAAATCTTCAAAGTGCAGTAGGTACAGTAAGTGACGGTCAAAACCAAAACACTCCTTATCAAGTTAGACTAGAGTGGACCAATCAAGGATGGCTTCCTGTAGAGGTAATAAAGTTAACGGAAAATCCATACAACTAA
- a CDS encoding DUF2536 family protein: MIQLDRIEDKIECFEAFDLKTLELKINEQVENNKVLLLQVHHISYNVQVDPQMDKLKYSAIVHFKAKN; encoded by the coding sequence ATGATTCAATTGGACAGAATCGAAGATAAAATCGAGTGTTTTGAAGCTTTTGACCTGAAGACACTAGAACTAAAAATCAATGAGCAAGTTGAAAACAATAAAGTACTTTTGCTTCAGGTTCATCACATTTCCTACAACGTTCAAGTTGATCCACAGATGGATAAGCTGAAGTACAGTGCCATTGTTCATTTTAAAGCAAAAAACTAA
- the mtnN gene encoding 5'-methylthioadenosine/S-adenosylhomocysteine nucleosidase, whose product MKIGIIGAMDEEVELLKSKLSNREDTSIAGCEFHSGQINGQEVVILKSGIGKVNAAVGTTLLIQLHKPDAIINTGSAGGFNENLKVGDIVISTEIRYNDVDATVFGYEFGQVPRMPAYFEPDESLIETAKRCAQDVGVHSVEGLVLSGDSFMSDHELVKILKQRFSEPQCAEMEAGAIAQVCHQFKVPFVIIRSLSDIAGTEAKISYDQFLETASVNSANLVLLMVENLKQ is encoded by the coding sequence ATGAAAATAGGAATAATTGGAGCGATGGATGAAGAAGTAGAGCTTCTAAAAAGTAAATTATCAAATCGAGAAGACACTTCCATCGCAGGCTGTGAATTTCACAGTGGGCAAATCAACGGACAAGAGGTCGTTATTTTAAAATCAGGAATTGGAAAAGTGAATGCAGCCGTGGGAACTACTTTGCTTATTCAACTACATAAACCGGATGCAATTATTAATACAGGTTCTGCAGGTGGATTTAATGAGAATCTTAAAGTTGGGGATATCGTTATCTCAACTGAAATTCGTTATAATGATGTTGATGCGACGGTGTTTGGTTATGAATTTGGTCAAGTCCCAAGAATGCCTGCCTATTTTGAACCAGACGAATCATTAATCGAAACAGCCAAAAGATGTGCTCAAGATGTAGGTGTCCATTCTGTAGAGGGTCTTGTTCTTTCAGGGGATTCGTTTATGAGCGACCATGAACTGGTCAAAATACTAAAACAGCGCTTTTCTGAACCGCAATGTGCTGAAATGGAAGCCGGGGCAATTGCTCAAGTTTGCCATCAATTTAAAGTTCCTTTTGTAATTATTCGTTCTTTATCTGATATTGCAGGGACTGAAGCTAAGATATCGTACGACCAATTCCTAGAAACAGCTTCCGTCAACTCAGCAAATCTTGTTTTACTTATGGTCGAGAATTTAAAACAGTAA
- a CDS encoding YrhC family protein → MDEKQLQTLKDKVVDYRRYAYILLSISIFLFIGLLIPNETTLGPEYMVAVVFIMLFTAVVFNRRATICQNKINEEE, encoded by the coding sequence GTGGATGAAAAGCAATTACAAACATTAAAGGATAAAGTTGTTGACTACCGTCGCTACGCCTATATTCTGCTTTCCATTTCTATCTTTTTGTTTATAGGACTATTAATTCCGAATGAAACAACATTAGGACCAGAATATATGGTAGCCGTGGTATTTATCATGTTGTTTACAGCTGTTGTCTTTAACCGAAGAGCAACAATATGTCAAAATAAAATAAATGAAGAAGAGTAA
- the essC gene encoding type VII secretion protein EssC, with protein sequence MLLSLFKGSIVYDCVLPTKVQGQFWVTHKGKNEYEEKIICVEGVEGKWLLKSNRKAYILDEQNNKIKEKHIEETEVYRIYIPRSNETVLLYADPITHDRKKYTKFILPSTCELLIGRSERCDISFQNKYVSSNHATLRCSDNQIYLKNISQSNGTYINGERLAEKKLKPGDVITIIGLKIIVGQGFIALNNPDGKVTINQTVLKPFMQQEVEFVEEELELLEENDSVMNTFYRSPRFKRDIERREIKVDPPPALGNMEETPLMLMIGPSITMALASLVIGVFTIQYALSNNGNLMFAIPTLMMSVSMLIGSVLFPILTRKYERKKRVEKEKLRQEKYSKYLKDMGEVIKQECIHQSEILHENFVTVGECVNRIKETSSKLWERTREQNDFLALRLGLGNRPLEADIRYPEKRFSLEDDNLQEELYQLAQSPKELVQVPITLSLVQKTINGIVGNRSRGIDVAKNLIIQIASLHSYDEVKMVFLYDKKEQDVWNFVKWFPHVWDKESGIRFIATKPSEIKELSVYLERELAKRETLSDGQNIGEISPYFVIFALDKKLLEKAEIIRSLYKKKVNYGFSIIHLYDQVIDLPIQCTMVLDLGQKVTKLFDKNDISGKYTAVQPEGYLKGDEEKLAIKLANTQLITSDSAYILPNMLTFLEMFEVGKIEHLNALTRWKENDPTINLETRIGVNTSGGWFNLDLHERFHGPHGLVAGMTGSGKSEFIMTFILSLAVNFHPHEVAFILIDYKGGGMAHTFTNLPHLAGTITNLDGAAVNRSLLSIQSELKRRQALFNEASKAIEVSNIDIYKYQKLYRERKVQEPVQHLFIISDEFAELKTQQPEFMEQLVSAARIGRSLGVHLILATQKPSGVVDDQIWSNSKFRISLKVQEKADSMDVIKRPDAAELSVTGRFYLQVGFNELFELGQSSWAGAPYYPSDRVESIQDDGVTIIDTLGRIVKDVRIDKRKGTNPPKQIDEVTKYLATIAQEEKISIKKIWLDPIPAKIYINDLKQKYNSSSKQRGIINPIIGEVDDPTNQKQMELSFPLTSEGNAIIYGSAGNGKTTFLTTLLYSVMESHTPDEVHFYVLDFSAETLRAFAKAPHVGDVLFSSDAEKIDNLFKMLDSEIMNRKKKFADYGGDYHSYLRGTNEQIPVVVVVVHNYSAFTETYEDKEEAISYLTREGLKYGIYFIVTALNTGAVRFRIQQNFKQMYVLQLNDETDYSTILGNVYGLYPSKHKGRGLFKLDKIYEFQIAHVTATEENVFDYIRTYCEEYAAIWTHESAKKIPVLPERVDINYLKEEIVNQNPMQIPVGVEKNSLEIAYYDFYRSYINMVLLDSFDNAHFIQGLAEVTHLQDKIDVLVFDPLAMFARGPSTYQYQYGDKDAQLERQVVQLFSTLVERNNTYKDALEQGIEPPTFDRLICIIHSLTGLLSRLTEDSKDKIRVLLEKGEVEYNVTVIMVERAEDISGYSLEPWFKKNVSLSDGIWVGNGIGDYQFKLKIKANNTIYQDIGEDSGYVMEKGRLTLVKLLSPSLTPIQDTVEV encoded by the coding sequence ATGCTACTTTCACTTTTTAAAGGAAGCATAGTATATGATTGTGTCCTCCCTACAAAGGTGCAAGGACAATTTTGGGTTACTCACAAAGGCAAAAATGAGTATGAAGAGAAGATTATTTGTGTTGAAGGTGTGGAGGGGAAATGGCTCCTCAAATCTAATCGTAAGGCTTACATATTAGATGAACAAAACAATAAGATAAAAGAGAAACATATTGAAGAAACTGAAGTATATCGTATATACATCCCTCGTTCAAATGAAACTGTCTTATTATATGCTGACCCTATTACACATGATAGAAAAAAATATACTAAGTTTATATTACCTTCGACTTGTGAATTGTTAATTGGTCGAAGTGAACGATGTGATATCTCTTTTCAAAATAAGTATGTCTCATCCAATCATGCAACACTTCGCTGTAGCGACAATCAAATCTATTTAAAAAATATAAGTCAATCTAATGGAACATATATAAACGGAGAACGCTTAGCAGAAAAAAAACTAAAACCTGGTGATGTAATCACTATAATAGGATTGAAAATCATAGTAGGTCAAGGGTTTATTGCGTTAAACAATCCAGACGGAAAGGTAACTATTAATCAAACTGTATTAAAGCCATTCATGCAACAAGAGGTTGAATTTGTTGAAGAAGAGCTTGAATTACTTGAAGAGAACGACTCTGTTATGAATACGTTCTATCGGTCTCCGCGGTTCAAAAGGGACATCGAAAGAAGAGAAATTAAGGTTGATCCTCCCCCTGCACTAGGGAACATGGAAGAAACGCCATTGATGTTAATGATTGGTCCGTCTATTACAATGGCATTAGCTTCTTTAGTAATAGGGGTTTTTACGATTCAATATGCACTTAGTAACAACGGAAATCTAATGTTTGCCATTCCAACACTAATGATGTCCGTTAGTATGTTAATAGGTTCTGTTCTATTTCCAATTCTAACGAGGAAATATGAAAGAAAAAAGCGAGTAGAGAAAGAAAAGCTACGACAAGAAAAGTATTCAAAGTATCTAAAAGATATGGGAGAAGTGATTAAACAAGAATGTATCCACCAAAGTGAGATACTTCACGAAAATTTTGTAACCGTTGGAGAGTGTGTTAACAGGATTAAGGAAACATCAAGTAAGTTATGGGAACGTACACGTGAGCAAAATGACTTTTTAGCATTACGACTGGGGCTCGGAAATCGGCCACTTGAAGCAGATATTCGTTACCCTGAAAAGCGTTTTAGCCTAGAAGATGATAATTTACAAGAAGAATTATACCAACTCGCTCAATCTCCTAAAGAACTAGTACAAGTTCCGATAACTCTTTCATTAGTTCAAAAAACAATTAATGGGATTGTTGGAAATCGCAGTCGTGGGATAGATGTAGCCAAGAACCTTATCATCCAAATCGCCTCTCTTCATTCCTACGATGAAGTTAAGATGGTCTTTCTCTATGATAAAAAAGAGCAAGATGTCTGGAATTTTGTTAAGTGGTTTCCTCATGTATGGGATAAAGAAAGTGGCATTCGTTTTATTGCAACGAAGCCTAGTGAAATCAAAGAGCTTTCCGTTTACCTTGAAAGAGAATTAGCGAAAAGAGAGACTCTTTCAGATGGACAAAATATAGGAGAAATTTCGCCTTATTTTGTGATTTTTGCTCTTGATAAAAAATTACTAGAAAAAGCTGAAATTATTCGCTCACTCTATAAGAAAAAAGTGAATTATGGGTTTAGTATCATCCATTTATATGATCAAGTAATTGATTTACCAATTCAATGTACAATGGTACTAGATTTAGGGCAGAAAGTAACAAAACTGTTTGATAAAAATGATATTTCCGGCAAGTACACAGCCGTTCAACCAGAGGGGTATTTAAAAGGGGATGAAGAAAAACTTGCGATAAAATTAGCTAATACTCAGTTAATAACTTCGGATTCAGCTTATATTTTGCCTAATATGCTAACCTTTTTAGAAATGTTTGAAGTAGGAAAAATCGAACACTTAAATGCATTAACACGTTGGAAGGAAAATGACCCGACGATTAACCTAGAAACGAGAATAGGAGTTAATACAAGTGGTGGTTGGTTTAACCTAGATTTGCATGAGAGGTTTCACGGTCCTCACGGTTTAGTAGCCGGGATGACGGGTTCTGGTAAGAGTGAGTTTATTATGACCTTTATTTTATCGCTTGCCGTTAATTTTCACCCACATGAAGTAGCCTTTATTTTAATTGATTATAAAGGTGGGGGAATGGCCCATACATTTACAAATCTTCCTCATCTAGCGGGGACGATCACGAACTTAGATGGGGCTGCTGTGAATCGTTCATTACTTTCTATCCAAAGTGAGTTAAAGCGACGTCAAGCCTTATTTAACGAAGCAAGCAAAGCGATTGAAGTTAGTAACATTGACATTTATAAATATCAAAAATTGTACCGCGAACGAAAAGTACAAGAACCGGTGCAGCACCTGTTTATTATTTCAGATGAGTTTGCAGAGTTAAAAACACAACAACCTGAATTTATGGAACAGCTTGTGAGTGCAGCAAGGATTGGGCGAAGTTTAGGTGTTCACTTAATCCTAGCAACACAAAAACCATCGGGTGTTGTCGATGATCAAATTTGGAGTAACAGTAAATTTAGAATTTCTCTAAAGGTACAAGAGAAAGCCGATAGTATGGATGTCATAAAACGACCAGATGCCGCCGAGTTATCAGTTACGGGTCGCTTTTATTTACAGGTAGGCTTTAATGAATTATTCGAGCTTGGGCAATCTTCTTGGGCAGGGGCACCGTATTACCCATCTGACCGAGTGGAAAGTATACAAGATGATGGTGTCACCATCATCGATACATTAGGACGAATTGTTAAGGACGTTCGGATTGATAAACGAAAAGGAACAAATCCGCCTAAACAAATCGATGAAGTTACCAAATACTTAGCTACCATTGCTCAAGAAGAAAAAATCTCTATTAAAAAGATTTGGTTAGACCCTATCCCAGCGAAGATTTATATAAACGATTTAAAACAAAAATACAATAGTTCCAGTAAGCAAAGGGGTATCATAAACCCAATCATTGGAGAAGTGGATGACCCAACGAATCAAAAACAAATGGAATTGTCATTTCCATTAACAAGTGAAGGAAATGCGATTATATATGGTTCAGCTGGAAATGGGAAGACGACTTTTTTAACAACATTACTATATTCAGTGATGGAGTCGCATACCCCTGATGAAGTACATTTTTATGTGTTGGATTTTAGTGCTGAGACATTACGAGCTTTTGCAAAGGCACCTCATGTAGGCGATGTTCTCTTTTCGAGTGATGCTGAAAAAATAGACAATTTATTCAAGATGCTAGATTCAGAAATAATGAACCGAAAGAAAAAGTTTGCGGATTATGGTGGAGATTATCATTCGTATCTCCGTGGGACAAATGAGCAAATTCCAGTGGTTGTGGTCGTTGTTCATAACTATTCAGCTTTTACAGAAACGTATGAGGATAAAGAAGAAGCGATAAGCTACCTAACAAGAGAAGGTTTAAAATATGGGATTTATTTTATCGTAACAGCGTTAAATACAGGGGCAGTTCGGTTCCGGATACAACAAAATTTTAAACAAATGTATGTCCTGCAACTTAATGACGAAACAGACTATTCTACCATTCTAGGGAATGTATATGGATTATACCCGTCTAAGCATAAGGGCAGAGGCCTGTTTAAATTAGACAAAATATATGAGTTTCAAATTGCGCATGTAACAGCTACAGAAGAAAATGTGTTTGATTATATCAGGACTTACTGTGAAGAATATGCCGCTATATGGACTCATGAGAGTGCCAAGAAAATCCCTGTTCTACCAGAGCGGGTTGATATAAATTATCTAAAGGAGGAGATAGTAAACCAAAATCCTATGCAAATTCCAGTAGGGGTTGAAAAAAATAGTTTAGAAATTGCTTATTACGACTTTTACCGTTCCTATATCAATATGGTGTTACTTGATAGTTTTGATAACGCTCATTTCATTCAAGGTTTAGCAGAAGTGACTCACCTACAAGACAAGATAGATGTCCTAGTCTTTGACCCATTAGCGATGTTTGCCAGAGGTCCTTCAACCTATCAGTATCAGTATGGGGATAAAGATGCCCAACTTGAGCGACAAGTTGTTCAACTGTTTAGCACCTTGGTCGAGCGTAATAATACTTATAAAGATGCGCTAGAGCAAGGGATAGAGCCTCCTACGTTTGATAGATTGATATGCATCATTCACTCTCTTACAGGACTGTTATCAAGGCTAACTGAAGACTCAAAGGATAAAATTCGTGTCTTGTTAGAAAAAGGTGAAGTTGAGTATAACGTCACAGTAATTATGGTTGAACGAGCAGAGGACATCTCAGGCTATTCGCTTGAGCCATGGTTTAAAAAGAACGTGTCACTAAGTGATGGCATTTGGGTAGGTAATGGAATTGGAGACTATCAATTTAAACTTAAGATAAAAGCGAACAATACCATTTATCAAGACATCGGTGAAGATTCAGGATATGTTATGGAAAAAGGAAGACTCACTCTTGTTAAATTACTATCACCTTCATTAACACCAATACAGGATACCGTGGAGGTGTAG
- a CDS encoding methyltransferase, with protein sequence MNKILVEVYVPVLNNHFDVYLPLTSKVYEIKILLVRALEDMTAGYFISHENVICDRHTGEVLDINKSVLDLELINGSKLMLI encoded by the coding sequence ATGAATAAAATTTTAGTAGAAGTATATGTTCCTGTTTTAAATAATCACTTTGATGTTTATCTTCCACTCACTAGTAAAGTCTATGAAATTAAAATTTTATTAGTACGAGCTTTAGAAGATATGACAGCTGGTTATTTTATCTCACACGAGAATGTAATTTGTGATCGACATACCGGAGAGGTACTTGATATTAACAAATCAGTGTTAGACCTAGAATTAATCAATGGGTCAAAGCTGATGTTGATATAA
- a CDS encoding WXG100 family type VII secretion target, whose translation MSRRIVVDPARLETAATKVDSQSADYEKLYLQLFQEIDSMGAAWKGVDNTAYVTQIKGFTDDFQRMTKLMKEYAEFLRLSAKAYRQTQSEIANNAKRLTN comes from the coding sequence ATGTCAAGAAGAATTGTTGTTGACCCTGCAAGACTAGAAACTGCAGCTACCAAAGTGGATTCACAATCAGCGGATTATGAAAAGCTCTATCTTCAACTCTTTCAAGAAATAGATAGCATGGGAGCCGCTTGGAAAGGTGTAGATAATACTGCGTATGTAACACAAATCAAAGGATTTACTGATGATTTTCAAAGAATGACAAAGTTGATGAAAGAGTATGCAGAGTTTCTTAGATTAAGTGCCAAAGCCTATCGTCAAACTCAAAGTGAAATTGCTAACAATGCAAAAAGACTAACAAACTAA
- a CDS encoding pore-forming ESAT-6 family protein: protein MSLEGITITLGEVSKTAGTVRSINTNLMVRLEEIKKEMNELSATWQSDASETIRANFNALAPKFENYREIVDAYAKFLDMTVESYNTAETTINTNAGAFK from the coding sequence ATGTCTTTGGAAGGAATTACAATTACGCTAGGAGAGGTTTCGAAGACGGCGGGTACCGTTCGTTCTATAAATACAAACCTCATGGTACGACTTGAAGAAATTAAAAAGGAAATGAATGAACTTTCTGCAACATGGCAAAGTGATGCATCTGAAACGATACGTGCAAACTTTAATGCCCTCGCTCCAAAGTTTGAGAATTACCGTGAGATTGTTGACGCGTATGCAAAATTTTTAGATATGACAGTTGAGAGCTATAATACGGCTGAAACTACTATTAACACAAATGCTGGAGCATTTAAATAA